From the Shewanella amazonensis SB2B genome, one window contains:
- a CDS encoding DUF3466 family protein, which produces MKLQLEKALSLVAVGVLGVLGSAQAAPVYEIKNLENYDLRGTLEGTRNGYAMGVNENDELVGISKGRKKLSTDDVEGGIIDSDDGIADEEQITYSVLLPIVANNFTFSAAANGATGAWVPTFESINGTTDPKDTDTSVPETINSIDTFYYGISDDGVKVGATTAPQKTLEYTGSIEDQEFWYFRDFELRGVAKTTSGDVALPPPYVEYTSTKEGESDKKVYVGGTSAATAISGNLVTGYASTDISRYGGERVQACLDNASTEGALPVDVCVQIEQYPNSTGTRNVQYQTRAYVWQLDNDTVTGTALPLGLTPAADSTFTYTAQGLGINAEGTVVGRSHVNRNGDEDYFRMDAAYWTRKQDGSYDYHWVPVINVDDVHSSLAYDINDNGILVGSYRSYIQGYLRDKFFYLDTKATDAKPVVPNDFYSTLSDLSSRAKSINNKGQVVGYIETTHEKEKPRPKAGFLFDMNAKEGGEFSNLNNLLTCESKGFEQGSDGNWQRHQVEVVDGSGKTLTYSADIQVVEANSINEAGVIVGTAFVRKPVYKVDENGLPVVENGKFVFELDGNGNPVTSYLPRAVVLEPAGTGAIACTEVDENTGGEKYERQGAASLFALLLLPLVWLRRRVR; this is translated from the coding sequence ATGAAGTTACAGTTGGAAAAGGCATTGTCCCTGGTGGCTGTTGGTGTGCTCGGGGTACTTGGAAGTGCTCAGGCCGCGCCGGTTTACGAAATTAAAAACCTCGAGAACTACGATCTTCGAGGCACCCTGGAAGGAACCCGCAACGGTTACGCCATGGGCGTTAACGAAAATGATGAATTAGTGGGGATCTCCAAGGGCCGCAAGAAGCTGTCCACTGACGACGTCGAAGGCGGCATCATCGACAGTGACGATGGGATTGCCGATGAAGAGCAGATCACCTATTCAGTGCTGCTGCCCATTGTGGCCAACAACTTTACCTTCAGTGCGGCGGCAAATGGTGCCACCGGTGCCTGGGTGCCTACCTTTGAAAGCATCAATGGCACCACAGACCCCAAAGATACGGACACCAGTGTTCCTGAAACCATCAACTCCATTGATACCTTCTACTATGGTATTTCAGATGACGGTGTGAAAGTGGGGGCCACCACTGCACCTCAGAAGACCCTCGAATATACCGGCAGCATCGAAGATCAGGAGTTTTGGTACTTCCGTGACTTCGAGCTGCGTGGCGTTGCCAAAACGACCAGTGGTGATGTCGCTCTGCCACCGCCTTATGTGGAATACACCAGCACCAAAGAAGGCGAATCGGACAAAAAGGTTTACGTGGGTGGAACGTCCGCGGCCACTGCGATATCGGGAAATTTAGTTACCGGTTATGCCAGTACCGATATCAGTCGCTATGGCGGTGAGCGCGTACAGGCCTGTCTTGACAATGCCAGCACAGAAGGCGCATTGCCGGTTGATGTATGTGTTCAGATTGAGCAATACCCCAACTCCACCGGTACCCGTAACGTTCAGTATCAGACCCGCGCCTATGTGTGGCAGCTGGATAATGACACTGTGACAGGTACGGCCTTGCCATTGGGGCTTACTCCCGCTGCTGACTCAACCTTTACTTACACAGCGCAGGGCCTTGGCATCAACGCCGAGGGAACTGTGGTGGGGCGCTCCCATGTGAACCGTAACGGCGATGAAGATTATTTCCGCATGGACGCCGCCTACTGGACTCGTAAACAGGATGGCAGTTATGACTATCACTGGGTACCAGTAATCAACGTAGATGACGTGCACAGTTCACTGGCCTACGATATCAACGATAACGGTATTTTGGTGGGCTCTTATCGCAGTTACATTCAGGGTTATCTGCGTGACAAGTTCTTCTACCTGGATACCAAGGCGACCGATGCCAAGCCGGTTGTGCCGAACGATTTTTACAGCACATTGTCGGATCTCTCCAGCCGCGCCAAGAGCATTAACAACAAGGGCCAGGTGGTTGGTTACATAGAAACCACCCACGAGAAAGAAAAGCCACGTCCCAAGGCCGGTTTCCTGTTTGATATGAATGCCAAAGAGGGTGGGGAGTTCTCCAACCTCAACAACCTGCTGACCTGTGAGTCCAAAGGCTTCGAACAGGGCTCGGATGGCAACTGGCAACGTCATCAGGTTGAAGTGGTGGATGGCAGCGGCAAAACCTTAACCTACAGCGCCGATATACAGGTTGTTGAAGCCAACAGCATCAATGAAGCCGGTGTGATTGTCGGCACTGCTTTTGTGCGCAAGCCGGTTTATAAGGTCGACGAAAACGGTCTGCCCGTTGTCGAAAATGGCAAGTTTGTATTTGAACTCGACGGTAACGGTAATCCTGTGACGTCTTACTTGCCGCGTGCCGTGGTGCTTGAGCCTGCAGGGACTGGTGCCATAGCTTGTACTGAGGTAGACGAAAACACGGGTGGCGAGAAATATGAGCGCCAGGGCGCCGCCAGTTTGTTCGCTTTGCTGTTATTGCCTCTGGTTTGGCTCCGTCGCCGGGTACGCTAA
- the rmf gene encoding ribosome modulation factor gives MKRQKRDRLDRAFAKGFQAGVGGRSKEMCPYSNLDSRSQWLGGWREGVDGRITGLFTK, from the coding sequence ATGAAGAGACAAAAAAGAGATCGCTTGGACAGAGCTTTTGCTAAGGGCTTTCAGGCCGGAGTGGGTGGTCGTTCAAAGGAGATGTGCCCCTATTCCAATCTTGATTCGCGCTCACAATGGCTGGGAGGCTGGCGCGAGGGGGTAGATGGCCGAATAACCGGACTCTTTACCAAGTAA
- the fabA gene encoding bifunctional 3-hydroxydecanoyl-ACP dehydratase/trans-2-decenoyl-ACP isomerase, translating into MTKANSYTKEELIACGHGELLGKNSPRLPVDNMLMIDRVVTINDNGGTFGKGEIVAELDIDPDLWFFGCHFVEDPVMPGCLGLDAMWQLVGFFLAWEGAQGKGRALGVGEVKFTGQVLPGAKKVTYKLNIKRTIHRKLVMGIADATLEVDGREIYSATDLKVGVFTDTSTF; encoded by the coding sequence ATGACTAAAGCAAACAGCTACACCAAAGAAGAACTGATCGCCTGTGGCCATGGCGAGCTTCTTGGCAAAAATTCTCCCCGTCTGCCCGTAGACAACATGCTGATGATCGATCGCGTCGTAACCATTAACGACAATGGCGGCACCTTCGGCAAAGGAGAAATCGTAGCAGAGCTGGATATTGATCCGGATCTCTGGTTCTTTGGTTGCCACTTCGTAGAAGACCCCGTAATGCCAGGTTGTCTTGGCCTCGATGCCATGTGGCAGCTGGTCGGCTTCTTCCTTGCGTGGGAAGGGGCTCAGGGCAAAGGTCGTGCACTGGGTGTAGGTGAAGTGAAATTTACCGGTCAGGTACTGCCAGGTGCCAAGAAAGTCACTTACAAGCTCAACATCAAGCGCACCATCCACCGCAAGCTGGTGATGGGTATTGCCGATGCGACCCTGGAAGTGGACGGTCGTGAAATCTATTCCGCCACCGATTTGAAAGTGGGCGTGTTTACTGACACCTCTACCTTCTGA
- a CDS encoding S16 family serine protease, which yields MHPSLIAAERLSPAFHLPTGLPDNPGLGHLLLCQDRLLDAFTLASQIPSQHLFLADFPGVHRESLFKALAQAAPVPPRELVARRHEAGTQLVWETARQGEHGSLAREHGFFTVLGHQIKRADLLGNMVEDSNGKAQYRPGALASYPYIFICVEALYRREGLWQVLLDVLDKGYYRVGKDMNIPLQSTIILVGSALQYSELRAHDSSFSRHFPLLGEMAHELNLTVKSEKEYGLWLKALAHEGGYQLDDSAMAPLFNFAARECEHQQRLSLSGQDLVQLFAQAAVYGRSGRLDANAIDKAIKQLTRRHNSSERFSAQSFDDSFINLPTDGEMIGQINGLTVIDSVDYAYGEPARITATVHYGDGEVADIERKSELGGNIHAKGMMILSACLYRIFGRDAPLHLNANIVFEQSYQEIDGDSASLAEYCCLMSAIAEQPIKQSLAVTGALDQFGNVQAIGGVNEKIEGFFNLCERRGLTGEQGVIIPRANMLQLNLDKKVIDAVSKGLFHIYQVAHMDEAVEMLMALPAGKADEEHNFPENTLYGLVQTRLDKLAGDEPLDEPEGFFASLLAKWPFSRA from the coding sequence ATGCACCCATCTTTGATTGCCGCTGAGCGGCTTAGCCCTGCCTTTCATCTTCCCACTGGCCTGCCAGACAATCCCGGTCTCGGACATTTGCTGCTATGTCAGGACAGACTCCTTGACGCTTTCACCCTGGCAAGTCAAATTCCATCCCAGCACTTATTTTTGGCCGATTTTCCAGGCGTGCACCGGGAGTCATTGTTTAAAGCGCTGGCACAAGCGGCACCAGTCCCGCCAAGAGAGCTGGTTGCGCGACGTCACGAAGCCGGCACTCAACTGGTTTGGGAAACCGCCCGCCAAGGCGAGCACGGCTCACTCGCCCGCGAGCATGGATTTTTCACCGTGCTGGGGCACCAGATAAAGCGCGCCGATTTATTGGGCAACATGGTTGAAGACAGCAACGGCAAGGCACAATACCGCCCCGGAGCCCTCGCCAGTTATCCCTATATCTTTATCTGCGTAGAAGCACTCTATCGCCGGGAAGGCCTGTGGCAAGTCTTGTTGGACGTGCTCGACAAAGGCTACTACCGCGTTGGTAAAGACATGAACATCCCGCTGCAATCGACCATCATCCTGGTTGGCAGTGCACTGCAGTATTCTGAACTGCGCGCCCATGACAGCAGCTTCAGCCGCCATTTTCCCCTGCTGGGTGAAATGGCCCACGAGCTCAATCTGACGGTCAAGTCCGAAAAAGAGTATGGTCTTTGGTTAAAAGCCCTCGCTCACGAAGGCGGCTACCAACTTGACGACTCCGCAATGGCTCCCCTCTTCAACTTTGCAGCAAGAGAATGTGAACATCAGCAGCGTCTGTCACTCTCTGGTCAGGACTTGGTACAACTGTTCGCCCAGGCCGCAGTATATGGTCGCTCTGGCAGACTGGATGCGAATGCCATCGACAAGGCCATTAAGCAACTTACCCGCCGTCACAACAGCTCAGAACGCTTCTCTGCCCAGAGTTTCGATGACAGTTTTATCAACCTCCCCACTGACGGAGAAATGATTGGCCAGATTAATGGCCTCACTGTTATCGACAGTGTTGACTATGCCTATGGTGAGCCAGCACGAATAACCGCAACTGTGCACTATGGTGACGGTGAAGTCGCCGATATTGAACGCAAATCAGAACTCGGCGGCAATATCCATGCGAAAGGCATGATGATCCTTTCAGCTTGCCTGTATCGTATTTTTGGTCGTGATGCACCGCTTCACCTGAATGCCAACATAGTATTCGAGCAGTCATATCAGGAGATTGATGGCGATAGCGCCTCCCTTGCGGAGTATTGCTGTTTAATGTCTGCTATTGCAGAGCAGCCAATAAAACAATCACTTGCCGTAACAGGTGCGCTCGACCAGTTTGGCAATGTGCAGGCAATTGGCGGTGTTAACGAGAAAATTGAAGGCTTTTTCAATCTGTGTGAACGTCGAGGTCTCACGGGCGAACAAGGGGTCATCATCCCCAGGGCCAACATGTTGCAGCTGAACCTCGATAAAAAAGTGATAGACGCCGTATCCAAGGGACTGTTCCACATCTATCAGGTCGCGCACATGGACGAAGCGGTAGAGATGTTGATGGCGCTACCTGCTGGCAAGGCCGATGAAGAGCATAACTTCCCTGAGAATACGCTCTATGGCCTGGTTCAGACCAGATTGGATAAACTGGCGGGTGATGAGCCTCTGGACGAACCAGAGGGGTTCTTTGCTTCTCTGCTCGCAAAATGGCCATTTTCCAGAGCCTAA